ATTGCTGAGTATCCCCAAGCGACGTATTTAAATCATGAGCGCAGACGAGAGCGGAAGCTGCTCCTCAGACGGAGAGAGTTTCGAAAGTTCGCAGAATCGGCCGGGCATGATGGAATGACGTTGATTCCACTTTCGATGTACTTCACACGCGGGCTTGTGAAGGTCACGATCGGGGCTGCGCGCGGACGTAAGAAGTACGATCAGCGAGACAAGCTGAAAAGCAACCAAGCTCGGAGAACGATGCAGGAAGCGATGCGAAAGAAGTACTGAGTTCGCAAAGATGCTTTCGTGTGTTGTTCCGAGTTCTTCGGGTTTCGCTGTGATTGTCGAGTGAATACTGAGCGATCAGCAAGCGAATTTACTCGGGAAGAAAGCCGCGTTCGCGAAGTTCCTGAATGTTTCCCGGTGCACTGTCCATGATGCGAGAGACGGTGTATTTGAAGACTGCTGCCCCGCCGAGTCCATGAGGAGCGGTGAGAATCGCTACACGGTCTTCTTCTTCGGTGTCGAGTCGCTTGTTCAATCTCGACACAACTTCTTCGATACTATCGCTAAGAAGTTCAGGCTGTTGCTGCGTGTTTTCGAGTTTCAAATTTGAGAATGCCGCCGAGCGGGCCATGAGAAAGTCAATCATGCCGCCGAATTGATCGCTCTCAAAAAAGTTGCGAAACTCCGGAGGTGCATTGTGTGGAGAGATGATGAGAGGACGATTGACTTTCACACAACCTCGGCGGACTTCCACAAGTCCGTCAGATTCCTCACTGTCTGTGACGAGGTAGTATTCGAGGTCGCTGGCACCGAACGTGAACAGAGAATAGGGCACGGACCGGACGATCTCGACCTGTTTCCAGAGGTGATGGAAGTTCTGTTCTCGATGAAAATCGTAGTCATTCATGGCTGTAGTTGAGTGAATTGAGTTTCGGCTCACAAGTCCGCAACGTCTTGACAACAGTCGCATCGCCCATACAACACGTCTCAAGACAATGATGTCAGCATCAATCGGGTGCTTTGTCACCTGAGTTTGATTCAGGATTGAAACAGGAGAAAACGAAAATGAGTGGCCCAATCGTACGTACTGGAGCAACACCGGAATACTGGGAAAACTGGGACCAGGTTTTCGGAAAAGGGAAAACCAAGAAGAAGTCCGCTCCCAAAAAGAAGACAGCCAAGAAAGCGGCAAGCACAGCCACCAAGTCTGCTCCGAAGAAGAAAACAGCTACCAAGAAGGCTGCGACAAAAAGTGCAGCCAAGAAAGCTCCTAAGAAGAGCGCGAAGAAAAAGTCAAAGTAG
The sequence above is drawn from the Thalassoglobus sp. JC818 genome and encodes:
- the smpB gene encoding SsrA-binding protein SmpB; amino-acid sequence: MASKKSKKKKTPAVDPNSRTICRNRRARHDYEIVEELECGIVLTGSEVKSIRDNKVTIDEGFARIQNGELWLINCDIAEYPQATYLNHERRRERKLLLRRREFRKFAESAGHDGMTLIPLSMYFTRGLVKVTIGAARGRKKYDQRDKLKSNQARRTMQEAMRKKY
- a CDS encoding RNA polymerase subunit sigma; amino-acid sequence: MSGPIVRTGATPEYWENWDQVFGKGKTKKKSAPKKKTAKKAASTATKSAPKKKTATKKAATKSAAKKAPKKSAKKKSK